Below is a genomic region from Candidatus Epulonipiscium sp..
ATTTGTGCAGCTCCTACAATCCTTGGAGGGATGGGGCTTCTAGAAGCTAAAGGGGCAGTTTGCTACCCGGGCTGTGAGGGGGATTTAAAAGGGGCAGTCCTTAAGGAAGAGGAAGTTATAGTAGATGGTCATATTATTACCTCTAAGGGTCCAGGAACTACATTCCTATTTGCCCTTAAAATTATAGAGATGCTAAAAGGAATTAAGAAGGCTAAGGAAGTAGCAAAAGATATGTGCTATAGCCTATAAATTATTAAGGTGTCTGCTAAATACTTCGTATTAAGCAGACACCTTAAGGATTAAGCTTCTATCTTAGCATTCCTAGAGCCAAACAATATTGATTTTGGTATAACCTTTATAATAATAGCAGAAATAAATCCATCGGCAAAGTGATGAAGTATACTACCAACTCCAGTGATGATAAGCAAGTTATATACATCAAAACTTACAAAAGGCATAATAACTAACATTTCTAATAAACCATGAAGGGGTCCAGTAATAGCTACCACTTTTCCAAAGGACATTCCCTTTTTAATAAGTACAGAACCCAAGAGTCCCACAAATACATGCATAAATGCCCTAGCCCC
It encodes:
- a CDS encoding ECF transporter S component, whose protein sequence is MNVKKLTITALLTALAIVIPFAVFFKVIVPPFSATLGSHVPMFISMLLGPEAAIMVGIGSALGFTLNLGPLVGARAFMHVFVGLLGSVLIKKGMSFGKVVAITGPLHGLLEMLVIMPFVSFDVYNLLIITGVGSILHHFADGFISAIIIKVIPKSILFGSRNAKIEA